In Hydractinia symbiolongicarpus strain clone_291-10 chromosome 4, HSymV2.1, whole genome shotgun sequence, the following proteins share a genomic window:
- the LOC130642112 gene encoding outer membrane lipoprotein Blc-like: MKTIVFCVVFLYGANGFLFPKVKTVDKLDLNKYLGRWYEVYSSLIQRQTFQRNSVCTTATYKLKSDGNVNVFNAGITKTAKGAPFNATGTAVPVKGEAGKFIVNFDVAPFKTTSPNYLVIKLGPETHGKDGLYEYTVISTPRKALVWVLARNAKQFKAKYDAEVRQYLEKNGFTWFWNKPHPTYQGDDCVYPPM; this comes from the exons ATGAAGACGATCGTTTTTTGTGTGGTGTTCCTCTATGGAGCGAATGGGTTTCTTTTCCCGAAAGTTAAGACTGTAGACAAGCTGgatttaaataaatatcttGGTAGATGGTATGAG gtCTACAGTAGTTTGATACAAAGACAAACATTTCAAAGAAATTCTGTTTGTACTACCGCCACAT ATAAGTTGAAATCTGATGGAAATGTCAACGTCTTTAATGCAGGAATCACCAAAACAGCAAAAGGAGCTCCCTTCAATGCTACGGGAACCGCTGTCCCTGTGAAAGGTGAAGCAGGAAAGTTTATCGTTAACTTTGATGTGGCtcctttcaaaacaacaagtcCTAACT ATTTGGTGATCAAATTGGGTCCAGAAACTCACGGTAAAGATGGTTTGTACGAATACACCGTAATTTCGACACCTAGAAAAGCACTTGTGTGGGTGCTTGCACGAAATGCGAAACAATTCAAAGCGAAGTACGATGCAGAAGTCCGGCAATATCTCGAGAAAAACGGCTTTACATGGTTTTGGAACAAACCGCACCCCACATATCAAGGAGATGATTGCGTGTATCCGCCGATGTAA